The following coding sequences are from one bacterium window:
- a CDS encoding transglutaminase-like domain-containing protein: MGKICVVIILLAGISFSLEYKTKKREIIKNYIHNVLVYLEEEEENFSLCIPIPPEINGQKILRLKIKPMPDKELKIEGQRYILYRKRIKPHKEYIFTWKATIETQPMQFIMIDPKKVGRLNEIPLSIAHQFTISSDMYSMESEIVKMAAKEAVGNEKNPYLMIAKIDKYVRNNMRFLHDGMWDNAEVLLKKKMGSCSEYAILFSALCRLNRIPTRLVANTGHRWKQVYIPRYGWVTMESPGNGEIFTGGSLIIQMQGVRNEYLYDGWDYRSSFKLDKEWRGPTRWGNSYVIETIEEKD, encoded by the coding sequence ATGGGAAAGATTTGTGTTGTTATCATTTTGCTGGCAGGAATATCATTCTCTTTGGAGTATAAGACTAAAAAAAGAGAAATTATTAAGAATTATATCCATAATGTATTGGTTTATCTGGAGGAAGAAGAGGAAAATTTTAGCCTTTGCATACCTATTCCTCCTGAAATTAACGGTCAAAAGATATTGAGATTAAAGATAAAGCCAATGCCTGATAAGGAATTAAAGATTGAAGGACAGAGGTATATTCTTTATAGAAAAAGAATCAAGCCTCACAAGGAATATATTTTTACATGGAAGGCAACAATTGAAACCCAGCCAATGCAGTTTATTATGATTGACCCTAAAAAGGTTGGAAGATTAAATGAAATTCCTCTCTCGATTGCTCATCAATTCACCATTTCCTCAGATATGTATAGTATGGAATCTGAGATTGTAAAAATGGCGGCTAAAGAGGCTGTCGGCAATGAGAAAAATCCTTATCTTATGATAGCAAAGATAGATAAATATGTGAGAAATAATATGAGATTTCTCCACGATGGTATGTGGGATAATGCTGAGGTTCTCTTAAAAAAGAAGATGGGCTCCTGTTCAGAATATGCCATTTTATTTTCTGCTCTATGTCGGCTAAACAGAATTCCTACAAGATTGGTAGCCAATACAGGGCATCGTTGGAAACAGGTCTATATTCCCAGGTATGGATGGGTAACTATGGAATCACCAGGAAATGGAGAGATATTTACAGGAGGAAGTTTGATAATCCAAATGCAGGGTGTAAGAAATGAATATCTATATGATGGTTGGGATTATAGAAGTTCATTTAAATTAGATAAAGAATGGCGTGGTCCAACAAGATGGGGAAATTCGTATGTTATTGAAACTATTGAAGAGAAAGATTGA